The Anaerolineales bacterium genome has a segment encoding these proteins:
- a CDS encoding GNAT family protein, with the protein MSIARDIELRHDTGRIILRPPQMKDAESIYEAVHASLSELMPWMDWCSPDYSIDDTLERLETLPRIWDDGEAYDFAMVDADRGQLLGLCALSQIVQRHRFANLGYWVRSDRTGKGIATEAAQLLTRFGFRVVGLQRVEIVVGVENWASRRVAEKAGALFEGILRKRIKIGDRHIDAAMYSLVPDDLR; encoded by the coding sequence ATGAGTATTGCGAGGGACATCGAACTCAGGCACGACACGGGAAGGATAATTCTTCGCCCTCCACAAATGAAGGACGCCGAGTCGATTTATGAAGCGGTGCACGCATCCTTGAGCGAACTCATGCCCTGGATGGATTGGTGCTCTCCGGATTATTCGATCGATGACACATTGGAAAGGTTGGAAACACTTCCTCGTATATGGGACGATGGAGAAGCGTACGATTTCGCGATGGTCGATGCAGATCGCGGCCAACTCCTCGGTTTGTGTGCGCTCAGCCAGATCGTTCAACGCCATCGATTCGCCAATCTTGGCTATTGGGTTCGTTCCGACCGTACGGGTAAAGGCATCGCGACGGAAGCGGCGCAGCTCCTGACGCGGTTCGGCTTTCGAGTGGTTGGGCTGCAGCGTGTCGAAATCGTCGTCGGTGTGGAGAACTGGGCCAGCCGGCGGGTTGCCGAGAAGGCCGGCGCACTTTTCGAAGGGATCCTGCGTAAGCGTATCAAGATCGGCGATCGACATATCGATGCGGCCATGTATTCGCTCGTTCCCGATGATCTTCGATAG
- a CDS encoding class I SAM-dependent methyltransferase: MRDRKNPRIWTTKTFDRLSPYYDRFMKLFFPIGETGREKIVEKLTTGTLLDVACGTGTLLAMAREKGLKCYGVDLSGGMLAQAQRKVPNAEFQRGSFYRLPYAEGSFDQVVATNALSGDAIDAGEALREMVRVCKTGGRIYIAEWPKTDDESITEKIVIWLASLNDDAPQDYFGMFREMGYEPEVDALDKRYHIFAIRK; the protein is encoded by the coding sequence ATGAGAGATCGAAAAAACCCTCGTATTTGGACGACCAAAACGTTCGACCGGTTGTCCCCATACTACGACAGATTCATGAAGCTCTTCTTCCCCATCGGCGAAACCGGGCGCGAGAAAATCGTGGAGAAACTGACCACCGGCACGCTTCTCGACGTGGCTTGCGGCACGGGGACGCTGCTGGCGATGGCCAGGGAAAAGGGGTTGAAGTGCTACGGCGTGGATCTTTCAGGGGGAATGCTCGCACAGGCGCAGCGGAAGGTGCCAAACGCCGAGTTCCAGCGGGGGAGTTTTTACCGTTTGCCGTACGCTGAGGGCAGCTTCGATCAAGTCGTTGCCACGAACGCCCTCAGTGGTGACGCGATCGATGCCGGGGAAGCGCTGCGCGAGATGGTACGGGTTTGTAAAACAGGGGGACGAATCTACATCGCTGAGTGGCCGAAAACGGATGATGAATCGATTACTGAGAAGATCGTGATTTGGCTCGCGAGTCTCAACGACGATGCTCCCCAAGACTATTTTGGAATGTTCCGTGAAATGGGGTATGAGCCGGAAGTCGATGCGCTTGATAAACGTTATCACATATTCGCCATTCGTAAGTGA
- a CDS encoding YbaK/EbsC family protein, which translates to MTTTPVTCALDSLNIPHRLHLHTRPLRSLEQAASERGLLPDQIVRSLVFRLEDERYVMVLMPGPGKVDWPKLRHHLGVSRITTAEADEVRTITGYETGAVSPFGLPAPLRILADRRIMDHETISIGAGIRNAGIILQRDDLLRAIKPELGDFSAD; encoded by the coding sequence ATGACCACAACTCCCGTCACCTGCGCGCTGGATTCCCTCAATATCCCTCACCGCCTGCACCTGCACACCAGGCCGCTGCGTTCGCTCGAACAGGCGGCGAGTGAGCGCGGGCTGCTGCCGGATCAAATCGTGCGCAGTCTGGTGTTTCGGCTCGAAGACGAGCGCTACGTCATGGTGCTCATGCCGGGTCCGGGAAAAGTCGATTGGCCGAAATTACGCCACCACCTGGGGGTTTCGCGCATCACCACCGCGGAAGCAGATGAGGTGCGCACGATTACGGGCTACGAAACCGGCGCGGTTTCGCCCTTCGGTTTGCCCGCGCCCCTGCGTATCCTCGCCGACCGCAGGATCATGGATCACGAAACCATCTCCATCGGCGCCGGGATCCGCAACGCGGGCATCATCCTCCAACGGGATGACCTGCTGCGTGCCATCAAACCGGAGTTGGGTGATTTTTCGGCAGATTGA